From Emcibacter nanhaiensis, one genomic window encodes:
- the rnr gene encoding ribonuclease R: protein MTDKKHIPFPTREEVLEFLRNNPDRQTKRELARAFHVRGEDRILLKHMLKELKDEGLLKKGHKKQIHPDDGLPPVSVIEITGLDKMGDLKAQPTSWEEEGPPPAIILHAHETKGHIGVGDRVLARLSRDRDNKSGYVAKIIRKLESSGGLVMGFFRQQDDNIAIVVPTDKKNRDTYVIGRKDWQGAKDGELVMVETRKARRARGEPKPARVRECLGAMDEPRSISLIAVHAHGIPVDFSDEAVKEADKSEVPAMEPGREDLRGIPLVTIDPFDARDHDDAIWAELDKDPNNEGGWHVIVAIADVARYVRPGSALDKDARTRGNSVYFPDRVVPMLPERLSNGLCSLKEGEDRYCMAVHMWFAKNGKKLRHKFVRGLMRSAAGLSYEEYQRAVDGDVSDRAKPIMDTVIKPLWGAFDCLMKGRHHREPLELEMLERKVTIGEDGHIESIVPRIVLPAHKLVEEFMIQANVSAAQQLRHKDWPCMYRVHEPPSLEKLEALREFLESLDYSLARGQVMKPRVFNTILRKVDDTPQEEVINTVILRTQSQAVYSPDNLGHFGLSLAEYAHFTSPIRRYSDVMVHRALVSALKLGDDGLSKEDRAQFEETAQHISDTERRAMLAERESLDRYVAAYMKDHVGDMFDGTISGVSRAGLFVTLLESGGDGLVPVSSLVGDYFRHDPDLHMLEGEYTNIVYQLGDKVTVRLREANPVTGGLMLELIDEELLQAGRKGAKTRGRRGRAKPQKSPKGRAKPSPGGRRQR from the coding sequence ATGACAGATAAAAAACACATCCCCTTCCCGACCCGGGAAGAGGTACTCGAGTTCCTCAGGAACAACCCGGACAGGCAGACAAAACGAGAGCTTGCCCGGGCCTTTCACGTGCGCGGCGAAGACCGCATCCTCCTGAAACATATGTTGAAGGAGTTGAAGGACGAAGGCCTGCTGAAAAAAGGCCATAAAAAACAGATCCACCCCGATGACGGCCTGCCGCCGGTCTCGGTGATTGAAATCACCGGGCTCGACAAGATGGGCGACCTCAAGGCCCAGCCGACAAGCTGGGAAGAGGAAGGCCCGCCGCCAGCAATTATCCTGCACGCCCATGAAACCAAGGGCCATATCGGCGTCGGCGACCGGGTCCTGGCCCGGCTCAGCCGCGACCGCGACAACAAGTCCGGCTATGTGGCCAAAATCATCCGCAAGCTGGAAAGCAGCGGCGGCCTGGTGATGGGCTTTTTCCGCCAGCAGGACGACAATATCGCCATCGTTGTCCCCACCGACAAGAAAAACCGCGACACCTATGTGATCGGCCGCAAGGACTGGCAGGGCGCCAAGGACGGCGAACTGGTCATGGTCGAAACCCGCAAGGCCCGCCGGGCCCGGGGCGAACCGAAGCCGGCCCGGGTGCGCGAATGCCTCGGCGCCATGGACGAACCGCGCTCCATCAGCCTGATTGCGGTCCACGCCCACGGCATTCCGGTGGATTTCAGCGACGAGGCGGTCAAGGAAGCCGACAAGTCCGAAGTCCCGGCCATGGAGCCGGGCCGCGAGGACCTGCGCGGGATTCCGCTGGTCACCATTGACCCGTTTGACGCCCGCGACCATGACGACGCCATCTGGGCCGAGCTGGACAAGGATCCCAACAATGAAGGCGGCTGGCATGTGATTGTCGCCATTGCCGACGTGGCCCGCTATGTGCGGCCCGGCTCGGCGCTGGACAAGGACGCCCGCACACGGGGCAACAGCGTCTATTTCCCCGACCGGGTGGTCCCCATGCTGCCCGAAAGGCTGTCCAACGGCCTGTGCTCGCTCAAGGAGGGCGAGGACCGCTACTGCATGGCCGTGCACATGTGGTTCGCGAAAAACGGCAAAAAACTGCGCCATAAATTCGTACGCGGCCTGATGCGCTCCGCCGCCGGCCTCTCTTACGAAGAATATCAGCGGGCGGTTGATGGCGACGTCAGCGACAGGGCCAAGCCGATTATGGATACAGTGATCAAGCCGCTGTGGGGCGCCTTTGACTGCCTGATGAAGGGCCGCCATCACCGCGAGCCGCTGGAGCTGGAAATGCTCGAGCGCAAGGTCACCATTGGCGAAGACGGCCATATTGAAAGCATTGTGCCCCGCATTGTGCTGCCAGCCCACAAGCTGGTCGAGGAATTCATGATCCAGGCCAATGTGAGCGCCGCCCAGCAGCTCAGGCACAAGGACTGGCCCTGCATGTACCGGGTGCACGAGCCGCCGAGCCTGGAAAAACTGGAGGCGCTCCGCGAATTCCTCGAGAGCCTGGATTACAGCCTCGCCAGGGGCCAGGTGATGAAGCCCAGGGTGTTCAACACCATCCTGCGCAAGGTCGACGACACGCCGCAGGAGGAAGTGATCAACACCGTGATTCTGCGGACCCAGTCTCAGGCGGTCTATTCCCCCGACAACCTCGGCCATTTCGGCCTGTCGCTGGCGGAATACGCCCATTTCACCTCGCCGATCCGCCGTTATTCCGACGTGATGGTGCACCGGGCCCTGGTCAGCGCCCTCAAGCTCGGCGACGACGGACTGAGCAAGGAAGACCGGGCGCAGTTCGAGGAAACCGCCCAGCATATCTCCGATACCGAACGCCGCGCCATGCTGGCGGAGCGGGAATCGCTTGATCGTTATGTGGCCGCCTATATGAAGGATCATGTGGGCGATATGTTTGACGGCACCATCAGTGGCGTCAGCCGCGCCGGCCTGTTTGTCACCCTGCTGGAAAGCGGCGGCGACGGCCTGGTGCCGGTCTCCTCCCTGGTCGGCGACTATTTCCGCCATGATCCCGATTTGCACATGCTGGAAGGGGAATATACCAATATCGTCTACCAGCTGGGCGACAAGGTCACGGTCCGGCTCCGGGAAGCGAATCCGGTCACCGGCGGGCTGATGCTGGAACTGATCGACGAGGAACTGCTGCAGGCGGGGCGCAAGGGGGCTAAAACCAGAGGCCGGCGCGGCCGGGCAAAGCCGCAAAAAAGCCCCAAAGGGCGGGCAAAACCATCGCCCGGGGGCCGGAGACAGCGGTAA
- the rpmG gene encoding 50S ribosomal protein L33 — translation MAKPASVKIKLVSSAGTGYFYVTKKNPRNITEKMVMRKYDPVVRKHVEFKEAKIK, via the coding sequence ATGGCAAAACCCGCAAGTGTAAAAATCAAACTCGTCAGCTCAGCTGGCACAGGCTACTTTTACGTCACCAAAAAGAATCCGCGCAACATCACGGAAAAAATGGTCATGCGCAAATATGACCCCGTTGTGCGCAAGCATGTGGAATTCAAGGAAGCGAAAATCAAATAA
- a CDS encoding NAD(P)H-dependent oxidoreductase → MPRNILIIDGHPDLADHLCHALAEAYGEGARDGGHDVRTLKVSTLDFPILQSMEDYYHGAPCPAIHTAQKDIDWADHIVLIFPLWLGGLPALFKGFLEQTLRPGFAYESKEGGWPVKKLKDKSARIVVTMGMPAFAYRWFFMAHSLKNLKRNILKFCGISPVRDTLFGMVEAVSDDKRKGWIEKMREMGRGGE, encoded by the coding sequence ATGCCCAGGAACATCCTGATCATCGACGGCCATCCGGACCTGGCGGACCATCTGTGCCATGCCTTGGCCGAGGCGTATGGGGAGGGCGCCCGGGACGGCGGCCATGACGTGCGCACCCTCAAGGTGTCGACGCTCGACTTTCCCATACTGCAGTCCATGGAGGATTATTACCACGGCGCGCCCTGTCCCGCCATTCATACCGCCCAGAAGGATATCGACTGGGCCGATCATATCGTCCTTATCTTCCCGCTGTGGCTCGGCGGCCTGCCGGCGTTGTTCAAGGGCTTTCTCGAGCAGACATTGCGCCCCGGTTTCGCTTATGAAAGCAAGGAGGGCGGCTGGCCGGTCAAGAAACTGAAGGACAAATCGGCCCGGATTGTGGTGACCATGGGCATGCCCGCCTTCGCCTACCGCTGGTTTTTCATGGCCCACAGCCTGAAGAACCTGAAACGCAATATCCTCAAGTTCTGCGGCATCAGCCCGGTCCGCGACACCCTGTTCGGCATGGTCGAGGCGGTTAGCGACGACAAGCGCAAGGGGTGGATTGAGAAGATGCGCGAGATGGGAAGAGGGGGGGAGTGA
- the glpK gene encoding glycerol kinase GlpK: MNGQQPMILALDQGTTSSRAIVFDNRATVIAQAQQEFPQLYPGDGMVEHRPEDLWEVTYRVARMAVREAIDRGGRIAALGLTNQRETTLIWDRDTGEAIHNAIVWQDRRTAGLCRDMKAAGQEPEITKRTGLLLDPYFSASKIKWILDNVDGARERAKKGKLAFGTVDSYLIWKLTGGRVHATDATNASRTSLFNIHSQQWDEELLLMFAIPKSLLPEVRDCAADYGVTARGLFDEAIPISGVAGDQQAAAFGQCCFAPGDIKSTYGTGCFMLLNTGADAVTSQNRLLTTVGYRLKGQVSYALEGSIFVAGAAVQWLRDQMKFIKTAPDSEGVARSLGDNAGVYLVPAFTGLGAPHWQPEVRGALFGMTRATGQAEIVRAALESVCYQTADLLAAMQQDGVAPGRLKVDGGMVGNDWVLQYLSDILGLEVSRPRVMETTALGAAFLAGIKAGIFGGPEEIGKVWQQEQQFSPAMAELERVRLLSGWQRAVNAAKVFSE; encoded by the coding sequence ATGAACGGACAACAGCCTATGATCCTCGCCCTGGACCAGGGCACCACCAGCAGCCGGGCGATTGTGTTTGACAATCGCGCCACTGTTATCGCCCAGGCCCAGCAGGAATTTCCGCAGCTCTATCCCGGCGACGGCATGGTCGAACACCGGCCCGAGGACCTGTGGGAGGTGACCTACCGGGTGGCGCGCATGGCGGTCAGGGAAGCCATCGACCGCGGCGGCCGCATTGCCGCCCTCGGCCTCACCAACCAGCGGGAAACCACGCTGATCTGGGACCGGGATACGGGCGAGGCGATCCATAACGCCATCGTCTGGCAGGACCGGCGTACCGCCGGCCTGTGCCGGGACATGAAGGCGGCCGGGCAGGAACCGGAGATCACCAAGCGCACCGGCCTGCTGCTTGATCCCTATTTTTCCGCCAGCAAGATCAAATGGATCCTCGACAATGTGGACGGGGCGCGGGAGAGGGCCAAAAAGGGAAAGCTCGCCTTCGGCACCGTCGACAGCTACCTGATCTGGAAACTGACCGGCGGCAGGGTCCATGCCACCGACGCCACCAATGCCAGCCGCACCAGCCTGTTCAACATCCACAGCCAGCAATGGGATGAGGAACTGCTGCTGATGTTCGCCATTCCCAAAAGCCTGCTGCCGGAGGTGCGGGACTGCGCCGCTGACTATGGCGTGACGGCCAGGGGCCTGTTTGACGAGGCGATCCCGATCAGCGGGGTGGCCGGCGACCAGCAGGCGGCTGCCTTCGGCCAGTGTTGTTTTGCGCCGGGCGATATCAAAAGCACCTACGGCACCGGCTGCTTTATGCTGCTCAATACCGGCGCTGACGCCGTGACGTCACAGAATAGATTATTGACTACAGTGGGATACAGGCTCAAGGGGCAGGTGAGTTATGCGCTGGAGGGCTCGATCTTTGTCGCGGGGGCGGCGGTGCAGTGGCTCCGGGATCAGATGAAATTCATCAAAACTGCCCCGGACAGCGAGGGGGTGGCGAGGTCGCTCGGCGATAATGCCGGGGTTTACCTGGTGCCGGCCTTTACCGGCCTTGGCGCGCCGCACTGGCAACCGGAGGTGCGGGGGGCGCTGTTCGGCATGACCCGGGCCACCGGCCAGGCGGAGATCGTCCGCGCGGCGCTGGAATCGGTCTGTTACCAGACTGCCGACCTGCTCGCCGCCATGCAGCAGGACGGTGTGGCGCCGGGCCGCCTGAAGGTGGACGGCGGCATGGTCGGCAATGACTGGGTGTTGCAATATTTGTCAGATATCCTCGGCCTGGAGGTCAGCCGTCCCCGGGTCATGGAAACCACGGCGCTGGGGGCGGCTTTTCTTGCAGGGATTAAGGCAGGTATTTTTGGCGGGCCGGAGGAGATCGGCAAGGTCTGGCAGCAGGAACAACAGTTCAGCCCGGCCATGGCGGAGCTGGAGCGGGTCCGCCTGCTGTCCGGCTGGCAGCGGGCGGTGAATGCGGCCAAGGTATTTTCGGAATAA
- the fumC gene encoding class II fumarate hydratase, whose protein sequence is MIETRTETDSLGAIEVPAGSYWGAQTQRSLENFKIGGEKMPAPLIRALALQKKCAALANMELGLLGEAKGKAIIKAAGEIISGKMLDQFPLVVWQTGSGTQSNMNANEVIAGRANEILTGTRGGKEPVHPNDDVNKGQSSNDSFPTAMSLAAALQVEERLIPTLVHFMHHLKKKSDEFASIVKIGRTHTQDATPVTLGQEFSGYQRQMELGLARLQDSLPRVMELAQGGTAVGTGLNAHPDFARLFVENINRETGFSFTSAKNKFEAIAAHDALVELSGVLNVIATGCMKIANDIRFLASGPRSGLGELILPANEPGSSIMPGKVNPTQCEALTQVAAQVMGNHVAVTVAGAGGHFELNAFKPVIIYNVLQSIRLLTDACLSFTDNCLVGIEANEERITELLEQSLMLVTALNPHIGYDNAAKIAKKAHAEKITLREAAQDLGLVTAEEFDQWVNPKKMV, encoded by the coding sequence ATGATTGAGACCCGCACAGAAACAGACAGCCTCGGCGCCATTGAAGTGCCGGCCGGCAGCTACTGGGGCGCCCAGACCCAGCGCTCGCTGGAGAATTTCAAAATCGGCGGCGAAAAGATGCCGGCGCCGCTGATCCGGGCTCTGGCCCTGCAAAAGAAATGTGCCGCCCTTGCCAATATGGAGCTCGGACTGCTGGGTGAAGCCAAAGGCAAGGCGATTATCAAAGCCGCCGGGGAAATCATATCTGGAAAAATGCTTGACCAGTTCCCGCTGGTGGTGTGGCAGACCGGCTCCGGCACCCAGAGCAACATGAACGCCAATGAAGTGATTGCCGGGCGGGCCAACGAGATCCTCACCGGCACGCGCGGCGGCAAGGAACCGGTCCACCCCAATGACGATGTCAACAAAGGCCAGAGCTCCAACGACAGCTTCCCGACGGCCATGTCGCTGGCGGCAGCCCTGCAGGTCGAGGAACGGCTGATTCCGACCCTGGTTCACTTTATGCATCACCTTAAGAAAAAGTCAGATGAGTTTGCTTCTATTGTCAAAATTGGACGAACTCATACCCAGGATGCGACTCCTGTTACCCTGGGACAGGAGTTCTCCGGCTATCAGCGGCAGATGGAGCTCGGCCTTGCCCGGCTCCAGGACAGCCTGCCGCGCGTGATGGAGCTTGCCCAGGGCGGCACCGCGGTCGGCACCGGCCTCAACGCCCACCCGGATTTCGCCCGGCTGTTTGTCGAAAATATCAACCGGGAGACCGGCTTCAGCTTTACCAGCGCGAAGAATAAATTCGAGGCCATTGCCGCCCACGATGCGCTGGTGGAGCTGTCCGGCGTACTCAATGTCATCGCCACCGGCTGCATGAAGATCGCCAACGACATCCGCTTCCTCGCCAGCGGGCCGCGCTCCGGCCTTGGCGAGCTGATCCTGCCCGCCAACGAACCCGGCTCCTCGATCATGCCGGGCAAGGTCAACCCGACCCAGTGCGAGGCCCTGACCCAGGTCGCGGCCCAGGTGATGGGCAATCATGTCGCCGTCACGGTGGCCGGCGCAGGCGGCCATTTCGAACTCAATGCCTTCAAGCCGGTGATCATTTATAATGTGCTGCAGTCAATCCGCCTGCTCACGGACGCCTGCCTGAGCTTTACCGACAACTGCCTGGTCGGAATCGAAGCCAATGAGGAACGCATCACCGAACTGCTGGAACAGTCGCTGATGCTGGTCACTGCGCTTAATCCCCATATCGGCTATGACAATGCCGCGAAGATCGCCAAGAAGGCCCATGCGGAAAAGATCACGTTGCGGGAAGCGGCCCAGGATCTGGGGCTGGTGACAGCGGAAGAGTTCGACCAGTGGGTTAACCCCAAAAAGATGGTCTGA
- a CDS encoding PleD family two-component system response regulator, which translates to MTARVLVVDDVVQNVKLLEAKLSSEYFDVLTAMNGEEALEVIDKEQPDIVLLDVMMPGMDGFEVCRRIRENPKSAHIPVVMVTALDQPKDRVAGLEAGADDFLTKPVQDTPLFARVRSLVRLKMLMDELRMRESTGENFGVNLSNETGPVSIANAKALLIEDYGRVADRIGRYLGDLVQVDVDDVESGEITTPNLEKYDLFIISLSLKNVDGLRLCSLLRSTEKTRHTPILVLVDEGDDNQMVRAMEIGVTDYITRPIDSNELVARTKSQLRQKRYAARLRRNMKKSMEMAMTDAVTGLYNRHFLSSHLDNLMSPDNDKRSNVSLLMMDLDHFKIINDTYGHASGDEVLHEFAKRISNNIRGIDLAARFGGEEFVVVMNETDLEFAYFVAERLRRSVAEVPFEISGSEEPINVTVSIGIARTGESRQSSTKLLVAADEALYQAKNGGRNKVCTIED; encoded by the coding sequence ATGACCGCCCGAGTACTTGTTGTTGATGATGTCGTCCAGAATGTGAAGTTGTTGGAAGCCAAGCTTTCCAGCGAATATTTTGACGTCCTGACGGCCATGAACGGCGAAGAGGCGCTGGAGGTGATCGATAAAGAGCAGCCGGATATCGTACTGCTGGATGTGATGATGCCCGGCATGGACGGTTTCGAAGTCTGCCGCCGCATCCGCGAAAATCCCAAATCAGCCCATATTCCGGTGGTTATGGTGACCGCCCTTGACCAGCCCAAGGACCGGGTCGCGGGCCTGGAAGCCGGGGCCGATGATTTCCTGACCAAGCCGGTGCAGGATACGCCGCTGTTTGCCCGGGTGCGTTCCCTGGTGCGCCTGAAAATGCTCATGGACGAGCTCAGGATGCGCGAATCCACCGGCGAGAATTTCGGCGTCAATCTGTCCAATGAAACCGGTCCGGTCAGTATCGCCAACGCCAAGGCCCTGTTGATAGAGGATTACGGCCGGGTCGCCGACCGCATTGGTCGCTATCTGGGTGACCTGGTGCAGGTGGATGTGGATGATGTGGAAAGCGGCGAGATCACGACGCCGAACCTGGAAAAATACGACCTGTTTATCATCAGCCTGAGTCTGAAAAATGTGGACGGGTTGAGATTGTGCTCGCTGCTCCGCTCGACGGAAAAGACCCGCCACACGCCGATTCTGGTGCTGGTGGATGAAGGCGACGACAACCAGATGGTCCGGGCCATGGAAATCGGGGTCACCGATTACATCACCCGTCCCATCGACAGTAACGAACTGGTGGCCCGCACCAAGTCCCAGCTGCGCCAGAAGCGCTATGCCGCCCGTCTGCGCCGCAACATGAAGAAAAGCATGGAAATGGCCATGACTGACGCGGTCACCGGCCTGTACAACCGCCATTTCCTGTCCTCGCATCTGGACAACCTGATGTCGCCGGACAATGACAAGCGCTCCAACGTCTCGCTGCTGATGATGGACCTGGACCATTTCAAGATCATCAACGACACCTACGGCCATGCCTCCGGCGACGAAGTGCTGCATGAATTTGCCAAACGCATCAGCAACAATATCCGCGGTATTGATCTGGCGGCCCGCTTCGGCGGCGAGGAATTCGTCGTGGTCATGAATGAAACCGATCTGGAATTCGCCTATTTTGTCGCCGAACGCCTGCGCCGCAGTGTCGCCGAGGTGCCGTTCGAAATTTCCGGTTCCGAGGAACCGATCAACGTGACGGTCAGTATCGGCATCGCCCGCACCGGAGAGAGCCGCCAGTCCAGCACCAAGCTGCTGGTTGCCGCCGATGAGGCTCTGTATCAGGCCAAAAACGGTGGCCGCAACAAAGTCTGCACCATCGAAGACTAG
- a CDS encoding response regulator → MPKKILVVEDNELNMKLFCDLLEAHGYETIQTQEGMKALELARTESPDLILMDIQLPEVSGLEVTKWIKEDDDLRSIPVIAVTAFAMKGDEEKIRDGGCEAYIAKPISVSQFIETVKKFAG, encoded by the coding sequence ATGCCTAAAAAGATTTTAGTAGTGGAAGACAACGAACTCAATATGAAACTCTTCTGTGACCTTCTGGAAGCTCACGGTTACGAGACTATTCAGACTCAGGAAGGCATGAAGGCGCTTGAACTTGCACGTACTGAAAGCCCGGACCTTATTCTCATGGATATTCAGCTTCCGGAGGTATCGGGCCTGGAAGTAACCAAATGGATCAAGGAAGACGATGACCTGAGGTCCATTCCGGTGATTGCCGTGACGGCATTCGCCATGAAGGGGGACGAGGAAAAAATTCGCGACGGTGGCTGTGAGGCTTATATCGCCAAGCCGATTTCCGTTAGCCAGTTTATTGAAACCGTCAAAAAATTCGCAGGATAA
- a CDS encoding DUF3572 domain-containing protein → MMQEQAELIALEALTFIAEDEQAFIAFLRLSGFDRETLTAAAGDPSVLGSVLDFLLQDEKRLLAFCDSRNMPPDRPARARLSLPGAEYLKNI, encoded by the coding sequence ATGATGCAGGAACAGGCTGAACTTATTGCCCTGGAGGCTCTGACCTTCATTGCCGAAGACGAACAGGCCTTTATTGCCTTTCTGCGACTTTCCGGCTTTGACCGGGAAACCCTGACCGCCGCCGCCGGAGATCCTTCCGTTCTGGGCAGCGTCCTGGATTTCCTGCTGCAGGACGAGAAGAGGCTGCTTGCTTTCTGCGACAGCCGCAACATGCCCCCTGATCGCCCGGCCCGGGCCCGGCTGTCTCTGCCCGGGGCTGAATATCTAAAAAACATCTAA
- a CDS encoding ROK family protein, with product MRIGIDLGGTKTEVIALEDDGDILHRERVATPKDDYKATLKTIRHLVGSTEHILGLRGTVGVGIPGAISPRTGLVKNANSTWLNGQPLPQDLEKLLERDVRVENDANCLAVSEAVDGAAAGAETVFAVIIGTGVGAGLYMNGQPLVGRNAIAGEWGHNPLPWPDLAQGEWPGPACYCGRTGCIETFLSGPGLQSQHPDQLPPEEIVNRALAGETHCRDLVERYELRLARALAHVINILDPEVIVLAGGLSQIDSLYEHIPHLWQEYVFSDHCDTPLRRAKHGTSSGVRGAAWLWPLGQDS from the coding sequence ATGCGCATCGGTATCGACCTCGGCGGCACCAAGACAGAAGTCATTGCCCTGGAGGATGACGGCGATATCCTGCACCGGGAACGGGTTGCCACACCGAAAGATGATTACAAGGCCACCCTGAAAACCATCCGGCATCTGGTCGGGTCCACCGAACATATCCTCGGCCTCCGCGGCACGGTCGGCGTCGGTATCCCCGGCGCCATCTCGCCGCGCACCGGCCTGGTCAAAAATGCCAACTCCACCTGGCTCAACGGCCAGCCGCTGCCGCAGGATCTGGAAAAGCTGCTGGAACGGGACGTCCGGGTGGAAAATGACGCCAACTGCCTGGCCGTCTCGGAAGCGGTGGACGGCGCGGCCGCCGGCGCGGAAACCGTCTTTGCCGTGATCATCGGCACCGGGGTCGGCGCCGGCCTGTATATGAACGGCCAGCCGCTGGTCGGCCGCAACGCCATTGCCGGCGAATGGGGCCATAACCCCCTGCCCTGGCCGGACCTGGCCCAAGGCGAATGGCCCGGCCCGGCGTGCTATTGCGGCCGGACCGGCTGTATTGAAACCTTCCTGTCCGGTCCCGGCCTGCAGAGCCAGCATCCGGACCAGCTGCCGCCTGAGGAAATCGTCAACCGGGCGCTGGCCGGGGAGACACACTGCCGCGACCTGGTTGAACGCTATGAACTGCGCCTCGCCCGCGCCCTGGCCCATGTCATCAATATCCTTGACCCGGAAGTGATCGTGCTGGCCGGCGGCCTGTCGCAGATCGACAGTCTTTACGAACACATCCCCCACCTGTGGCAGGAATATGTCTTCTCGGACCATTGCGATACTCCGTTGCGAAGGGCCAAACACGGCACCTCGAGCGGTGTGCGCGGCGCGGCCTGGCTGTGGCCGTTGGGCCAGGACAGCTGA
- a CDS encoding DNA polymerase IV, with protein MQTVCRDCFHEYERECDGPCPRCDSPRQLRHEELFGLTIAHIDCDAFYASIEKRDNPDLLSKPLIIGGGHRGVVSTACYLARGFGIHSAMPMFKANRLCPNAVVMPPNMKKYAAVSAEIREIFDQLTPLVEPLSIDEAFLDLTGTEKLHHATAAASLARAAKQIEDKIGITVSVGLSYNKFLAKMASDLNKPRGFSVIGRAEAPSFLARQPISKMWGVGKVTQAKMKRSGITTIGQLQHMGKHDLMKAYGILGERLYHFSRGEDVRIVSSESKVKSISNEITLDTDIADYQTLRKLLWPLCEKVSGRLKAKQLAGWTVTLKLKTANFRQVSRSLSLDSPTRMAETIFETGLHLLKPECQGLEYRLIGIGVGNLCSEDGADQPDLVDSGKTRKLEAEKAMDKIRGRFGSDVIKKGRNL; from the coding sequence ATGCAGACGGTCTGTCGCGACTGTTTCCATGAATATGAGCGGGAGTGCGATGGCCCCTGCCCCCGTTGCGACAGCCCGCGCCAGCTCCGCCATGAAGAGCTTTTCGGGCTCACCATCGCCCACATCGACTGCGACGCCTTTTATGCCAGCATCGAAAAGCGTGACAATCCGGACCTGCTCAGCAAACCCCTGATCATCGGCGGCGGACATCGCGGGGTGGTCTCCACAGCCTGTTACCTCGCCCGGGGGTTTGGCATCCATTCCGCCATGCCCATGTTCAAGGCCAATAGACTGTGCCCCAATGCCGTCGTGATGCCGCCGAACATGAAAAAATATGCCGCCGTCAGCGCCGAAATCAGGGAAATCTTTGACCAGTTGACCCCCTTGGTGGAACCGCTCAGCATAGACGAGGCGTTCCTCGACCTCACCGGCACGGAGAAACTGCACCACGCCACGGCGGCGGCAAGCCTCGCCCGGGCGGCAAAGCAGATCGAGGACAAAATCGGCATCACCGTCTCGGTGGGGCTGAGCTATAATAAATTTCTCGCCAAAATGGCTTCTGACCTCAACAAACCGCGTGGCTTTTCCGTGATCGGTCGGGCCGAGGCGCCGTCCTTCCTGGCCCGCCAGCCCATTTCCAAGATGTGGGGCGTTGGCAAAGTCACCCAGGCCAAGATGAAACGCAGCGGCATCACCACCATCGGCCAGTTGCAGCATATGGGCAAGCATGACCTGATGAAGGCTTACGGCATTCTCGGGGAACGGCTATATCACTTCAGTCGCGGCGAGGACGTGCGCATCGTGAGTTCTGAAAGCAAGGTCAAAAGCATCTCCAACGAGATCACCCTGGACACGGACATTGCGGACTATCAGACCCTGCGCAAGCTGCTCTGGCCGCTGTGTGAGAAAGTCTCCGGCCGGCTCAAGGCCAAACAGCTGGCCGGCTGGACCGTCACGCTCAAGCTCAAAACCGCCAACTTCCGCCAGGTCAGCCGTTCCCTGTCTCTGGACAGCCCGACCCGCATGGCGGAAACCATCTTCGAGACCGGGTTACATCTGTTGAAGCCGGAATGCCAGGGCCTGGAATACCGCCTGATCGGCATCGGCGTCGGCAACCTGTGCAGCGAAGACGGCGCCGATCAGCCGGACCTGGTGGACAGCGGCAAGACCCGGAAACTGGAAGCGGAAAAGGCCATGGACAAGATCCGCGGCCGCTTCGGATCGGATGTGATCAAAAAGGGTAGAAACCTCTGA